A window of the Halobacterium hubeiense genome harbors these coding sequences:
- a CDS encoding DUF7123 family protein, which produces MTTPNRRTNGTRCLADETVTGSRKVDNDNVASIDVSEASQPALQDRILQYLDAEATDGRLFVKSRHIATALDASVKRVGVAMTDLEARTTAFEFERWGGSSDGVTWAITRPPREK; this is translated from the coding sequence GTGACCACCCCGAACCGGAGGACAAACGGAACCCGCTGTCTCGCAGACGAGACAGTAACTGGTTCGCGAAAAGTTGATAACGATAATGTGGCCAGCATAGATGTGTCTGAAGCAAGCCAACCCGCGTTACAGGACAGAATCCTCCAGTACTTGGACGCCGAGGCCACAGATGGACGGCTATTTGTCAAAAGCCGCCACATTGCAACCGCTCTCGACGCATCGGTAAAACGCGTTGGGGTTGCAATGACAGATCTCGAAGCGCGGACGACAGCGTTCGAGTTTGAGCGATGGGGCGGAAGTTCGGATGGGGTAACATGGGCCATTACCCGACCGCCAAGAGAGAAGTGA